The region caatcatgccacaaggacatgtgctgagctatgttcaaagcagctttgtttgtcatagccagaacctggaaacaacctaactgcccctcaattgaagaatggaaaaggaaaatgtggtacatttacacaatggagtactacacagcagaaaaaataatgacatcttgaattttgcaggaaaatggatggagctagaaaacatcattttgagtgaggtaacccagacacagaaagacatttatcacatgtactcactcataggtggtttttaaacataaagcaaagaaagccattctacaaaccacaatcacagagaacttagacaacaatgcagacactaatagagacttacatagatctaattctcatgggaagtagaaagtagaaaaagacaagatctcctgagtaaattgggagcatggggaccttgggggagggttgaaggggatgggagaggcagggaggggagcagagaaagatgtagagctcagtaaatatcaataaaaaagcaaaaaaaaaaaataaaaataaaaaagagagagaggaagggcctagagatggcctagtggttaagagtattgactgttcttccagaggacttgggctcaattcccagcacccacctggcagctaacaactatctgtaactccagtttcaggggatccaacatccatggcaaaacaccaatgtatataaaataagaataaataaattttaaaaagagagagaaagggtatgGAATAAGCATAATAATAGACTCTTTTGCAAAGTACATGggatctctttccttctttaggtcctggaacttactctgtagaccaagctggcctcaaactcacagagattcacctgcctctgcctccccagtgctgggattaaaggcaagcatcaccaccacccagttggGACCTCTTTCTTAAGAACAGGTTctgttgggctggagaaatggctcagaggttaagagcctttTCCAAAGGttcggagttcaattcccagcaaccacatggtggtcacaaccatctgtaatgagatctagtgtcctcttctggcctgcaggcatacatgcaggcaaaagctttatttacataataaataaatctttaaaaagaacaagttctattgactgagaaacaatgctcACAAGTCTGGGATAAATATAATAGTCTCAGGGATTTGGATAAGACCTGGCTCTAAAGATTGCAAAAGATCACTAGATTATTAACTACATCTAATCACAGAAAAGAAGTGTAAATCCcttttattaaagagaaaagcCTGCTAATTTAACAGTCTTGGTTTCCCTACTGCCCTCTATGCTCCcatgaatcactaattaagaaaatgccctacaggtcggcttacagaggcattttcacaattgaggctccttcctctcagataactTGGGAGTGTGCCAAACgtacataaaactagccagcatatatttttttaaattgtgtctgGTGCaataggcctataatcccagcatttgggtagctaaagcaggaggatgaccaagagtttaaggtcagcctggtctacataaaattcaaggccactctgagactttgtcttaaaatttaaaaaaaacaaaaaacaaaaaaaatgaagctgagcagtggtggcccatgcctttaatcccagcactcagaaggcagaggcaggcagatctctgtgagtttgaggccagccttgtctacagagtgatttctaggacagccagagaaaccctgtctcaaaaacaagcaaataaacaaaaagaacaaaagaaaataaaaacctggacAAAGAAGTcctagtgtggtggcacatgtctgtaatcctagcacttgaagtatggtggtttgaatgagaatggcctccataggatgatatatttgaatgtttggttgcCAGTTGGAGACTgtctgggaagaattaggaggcaTGATCTTGTTGAAGGAGATGTGTCTCTAgtgacaggctttgaggtttcaaaagactcgtGGGATTCCCAGtatgctctctgcctcctgcttacaGATTAAGATGTGAGCTGTTAGCTGTTGCTCTAACCACATATGTGACCTTGCTCGGCCATTATATAAATTCTATCCCTCTGGAGCCATAAACCCAATTATACactctttcttttagaaatttacGTTGTCAtagcgttttatcacagcaatagaaaagtaactaagacatgaAGGCAAAAGGATAAGGTGTTTAAGGCTAGCCTCTGCTACTTAGCAAGTCTGAGTCTAGTCTGATATCCCTGTTTCTTCTCAATTGCTGGgacaagacaccatgatcatggcagcttatagaagaaagtgtttaatgggggcttacagtttcagaaggcaGGCTCATGACTGTCATGGCAGGGAGGATGGCAGTAGGCAGACAGGTAGGCATAGCCCTAAAGCGGGAACAgaacttacatctgatccacgggtacaagacagagaaagagaggcagagggaaaggcTAACTAGAaaatggcatggacttttgaaatctcaaaaaccacccacagtggtacagctcccccaacaaggccaaacctcctaatctttcccaaacaatTCTACATACTAGGgaccaatctcattcaaaccactacatcagtgctacatgagactgtttcaaaaaataataataatttttttctgggatGGAGGATGCTATGGCTTAGTGACAGGACATTTGCATAGCATACACAAATTCAAATGATAACTAAAATGTCAATAGGGGCTGGGGATGTTGTTCAGAGATAGAGCATTTGCCTATTGTgcacaaagacctgggttcaatcctcagcactacaagataaataaatgaataaatagtaaATGAATAGTCAAtcaacagaaaatacattttttcatttttcgaaacagggtttctctatgtagctttggagcctgtcctagaacttgctctatagaccaggctgaccttgaactcacagagatctgcctgcctctgcctccagagtgctgggattagaaggcATGTACCAACACTACCCAGCCCTGAAAAAATACTCTTTAAAGGCTCAAATTGTGCCCCCAAATGtcagaaaaggataaaaagagaaataaaaatggagcAAATAGAGATCAGACTGTTTGACTTTGCTGGgggacaaaaacaaacatttattcacCCCAGATAGGATGCCAAAGCAATGAGTCCATTCATGTCTAGCATGATGAACTAGAGTttaattgtcctggaactagctcttatagaccaggctggccttgaactcacagagatctgcctgtctctgcctcctgagtgctgggattaaagacataagCCACCATTGCCCAATAGAATCAatattcttaaaaagaatttGGGAGGGGTTCACCAAGTCATTCTTGCTTGGAGGTTTTTTACAAGCTTGTTGTCCAACAAGGGCTACAGATGGAGCTAGCTAAAGCTGCCTGCCTGGGCCTGTCTCCTTTATACTCTCTGTGATGGCTGCTCAGGTCTTCTCATGGGGTGGAAGGGAAGTTGGGCAGCTAACATGGTTGTGATGGGTGAATATACCAGCTAATAAGATAGAAACCACATGCCTTATTTTTCTGACCCAGCCTCAGAAAGCAAGCAGCACTTTTAGCAGATTATCTTAATCACGAGCAATATGCAAACCTACTCAGATTGTTGGGGGAGGGCTAAATTTCAACTCTTGATGGGAGGTGGCAAGGCTCCAGGAGAACATGTGGGATGGAGTTATTGTTGGGGCTACCTTGGAAAGCCACAATCTGCCACATACCAGTTAAAAGGCAGAGACTGTCAACCTTAAACAAAGTAGCTATATGGTATTTCCAAGAAGCACCTTTAAGCATAAATACACGTTGAAATTCAAATTATAGAAAAAGATAAACCAAGAAAGCACAGAGCACAGGAAAGCTGGTATGGCTTTACAAATACCAGATAGAGTAGAATTCAGCATAAAGAGTGTTACCAGAAGTAGGAGGGACACTAAAGGGGACAAATAACAAGACCTAAAAGCCAAATCTTtcaatacataaagtaaaaaattgtTCCCTTTAAAGGGCTCTAGAAATAAATCTTCCAACACAGTTTGATACTACAACATATGTTTTTCAGGAATTgatcaaataagaaagaaaaaaatcagtcagaATATAGATTTGAACAGTATTATCAAGCAAATTAATGTAACTGATATTTAGGGAGCACTATATCCCCATGTGGGATAAACCACTCTTCTTTAGTGCAGATGGAAAATTCAGCAACATCAACAAATACCAATAAAGCACAAAGGACGTGGATACCTCTCTATTGTGAAGCTGAATTAAAGAGTATTAAAGAGTAACAAtgatgggctggcaagatggtttagtgggtaaaggtgcctatCACCAAAcctggtaacctgagtttgattcccaggacccacatggtggaaggagaaaaatgactcccAGAAGtttcctctgacttacacacacacacacacacacacacacacacacacacacacacacacagagagagagagagagagagagagagagagagagagagagagagagagagagaggtgtatacACTCCTCAAcctcacataaataaatgtagtaaaattttaaaaatgagctaggcggcggtggtgcacgcctttaatcccagcactcagaaggcagaggcaggcagatctctgtgagtttgaggccagcctggaaaacaGAGCTAACTTGAACAGACAAGGAGCCATAGAAAAGAGAAGGAGCTGGTGAGTTACAGGTGGCAGGAGTTGGgtgtgtgggagagaggaggTCCTAAACATCTGGGTCCCTAAGCTCTCTGCTCAGGTTCTTTCACATGGGACCTTGGATCCTGAGCCTGCTGTTTGTGCACAAATGCATGAGTCTTCACGTTGGGTGAAGCATGTATTTGAGGGTATAtgtatgaagagagagagagagaaacaggtaaCTATACTGGAGATCAGTCTGAAAAGCCTTCTTCCTCCTGGAATGGGTGCTTACAGGTGGGGCATGAAGAAGAGGGTGCAGGTGCTCCTGGTTCCTACAGGCTCCTGAAGAGGAAGCTGGATCACACACGAGCACATTAACCCTGGTTTAGCCCCAGCCCCACaccttcccttcctgtccttcATCTCTGGGCAGACAGCCCTAATTGAGAAGGAGAGTCTTGAATGGTCCTGAGAGGTTCTCCCATCCCCAGGCTTTTGGCACCGGGAGATGAAGATAAAAGAAGGAGTTTGGCTTGGCTAAAGATGGTCAGGATTTGCCATGAAAAAGTAGTGATTCTGGGTCagttccagcctcagtttcccacttAGGAGATGAGGTGCTGCACTAAATAGTTTCCCACAGCACTGCTGTACCAGATGTTCTAGAAAGATGGACCTGTGGAATAGGGACAGGCAGGATGGAGGCTGCTGCTGAAACAAGATGGGGCCTGCGCTTGTGAAGGGTAGTCCTGGGACTGATGGAGGAAGCCTGGGGCAGAAAGGGAAATTGGAGAACAGGAACTTACTTCCTGGTAGGAGGAAGGAGGCCAGCGAGACTAGGGGAGGCGGGAGGctaggggaggagggggaagtcTCCTGTGCAGGTTATTCCCTGAGGCTGGGTTGGGGCGGGGCCGACAATGGAGAACGGATTGGAGCGCTGAGCCACCTTCACGCCTgctgcccagctgcccagaagCCCAGGAGCTGGAGCAGGTAAGGGGCTGTAAAAGGGTTCTGAGAAGCATAGTTGGTCTCTCTTGTCCAGTCCTTAGCCCTCCAGTGGTGGTCTATCCAAGTTGCTGTCTGGGCAGGGGGATCTTAGTGTTTACCTCTGATGCCTAATCACCAGTCTGGCTCTTGCGTGCTGCCTGGATGGAATCTGAGTTTCATATGTTGTTCTGATTGTTCTTTATATTCCTTGCCCAGGCCTAAATAGAGGCTGGACCTCCAACCTGTGAATGCACCTTAAGAGAGGTGCCTGCCTCCTGGCACCTCTATTCTGTGCAGTGACCCTGGACAGCGGGGCTGGCCCCTGGAGTGAAGGCTGAGTTGGCCCCTGTGACAGGTGTGCAGGTCACCTGCAGCCACCCCCACCATGCTCCTTGTGTCCACCATATCCGGTAAGGTTCCAGTCACTGGGTTCCTACTACCCCTTGCTTGGATGAGCCAGGTGGGTTAGGTGGGTTTGATGAAGCTAAGAAGGCCTTTTTTCTAAaacctctttccctttcttgtgAGCGGGTTGAAGTCCCTTCTGCTGGGAGCCAGGAAATGGACAGTAAGACCAACAAGGGGTTTAGGTGTCAGCTGCACAGGCCACCATCCCTGGCGCTGGAATTTTTTCATTCTAGGGAGCCTACAGGGCACCCCACTAACTTGTCCCTCCCCCCTGCCTAGCTGTGCCTGGGCCTTTTTCGTCCCTTAGCTATCCCAGCAACAGCAGCCAGGAGGAGCTACTGGATGACCGAAACCCATTGCTAGTCCAGGCTGAACTGGCCCTGCTTTCTACCATCTTTGTGGCTGTGGCTTTGAGCAATGGCTTGGTGCTGGGAGCCCTAATACGACGGGGCCGTCGTGGACGCTGGGCACCCATGCACGTCTTCATCAGTCATTTGTGCCTAGCTGACCTGGCTGTGGCTTTGTTTCAAGTGCTGCCCCAGCTGGCTTGGGATGCCACTGACCGCTTTCACGGCCCTGATGCCCTGTGTCGGGCTGTCAAGTACCTGCAGATGGTGGGCATGTATGCCTCCTCCTATATGATCCTGGCCATGACGCTAGACCGCCACCGCGCCATCTGCCGCCCTATGCTGGCATACCGCCATGGAGGTGGGGCTCGCTGGAACCGGCCAGTGCTGGTGGCCTGGGCCTTCTCACTCCTTCTCAGCCTGCCTCAGCTCTTCATTTTTGCTCAACGAGATGTGGGAAATGGCAGTGGAGTGTTTGATTGCTGGGCCAGATTTGCAGAGCCCTGGGGCCTTCGTGCCTACGTCACCTGGATTGCCTTGATGGTGTTTGTAGCACCTGCCCTGGGTATTGCTGCCTGCCAGGTTCTTATCTTCCGAGAGATTCATGCCAGTCTGGTGCCAGGGCCATCTGAGAGGGCAGGGAGGCGCCGCAGAGGGCACCGGACAGGCAGTCCCACCGAGGGAGCCCATGTGTCAGCAGCCATGGCCAAGACTGTGAGGATGACATTGGTGATTATGATCGTCTACGTGCTGTGCTGGGCACCCTTCTTCCTTGTGCAGCTGTGGGCAGCGTGGGACCCAGAGGCTCCTCTGGAAAGTGGGTGTGGGTGTGACTAAggctgggggtgagggagggcCTGGCTATAAACATTCAGGTATTCCACCTGCTTTACCTTTATGCCCTACTAGTGGGTTCACATGTGGTGCCCCCATGGCTTGCTAGCATGAGCAAGGGACACCCTGAGCTCCAACCTGAACTCTTCTCTCCTTCATAGGACCTCCCTTTGTGCTGCTCATGCTGCTGGCTAGCCTTAACAGCTGTACCAACCCCTGGATCTATGCTTCCTTCAGTAGCAGCATCTCCTCAGAGCTGCGGAGCCTGCTTTGCTGTGCTCAAAGgcacaccacacccagcctggggCCTCAAGATGAGTCCTGTGCCACGGCCAGCTCTTCTCTGACCAAGGATACACCCTCCTGAGCAATCACTGGGATTTTTCCATCCAAAGGCTCCCTGTAGCTGTCTCAGTTTGGCCCTGGGAGTACCAAGAGAGGGGTAACTTGGCCATCCTTGATCCTCCCTAGGTCTCACTGTCCTCAGGTATGCAAGAAGGATGTTCCAGGACTGTAAGGAAACCCTCAAGTTGACTCCTATGCGCCAGACATGGGAAGCAACTGGGACAGAGGCCTCAAGGTCTGGAGGGGAACAAGGGACAGAGATACTTGTGTTTCTTATCCTGTGGGTGAAGAAGAGTCCCAGGGAGTTGAAGGAAGGACCAGGATGGGGCTAGTAGACCTTCCTGTTATTCCTCCCTTCTGTCTATCTCCTTAATAAAAGTTGCAGTTAATTTTCCACGTGGAAAAGGTTTTTCGGACCAGGTAAATGGTGGATAAAGACAAAGACCCCTCCATacctataaatatacatatggtCAAGAGCATGTGATATGAGCAACCAAGATTGTACTTTTGGGATCAGGTCCCCAAATGACAACAGGCAGCTAGCTCCATGTCAGAGGACCCTCTTTCCCAGGAGAAGCTGTTGAAGCTGTTCAACCTTCTGTCTTGGTATCTGGCCTCTAGCAGTGCAGGCTCTGGGAGCTGTACTGCACTGGACCTGTTTAGCACATCCAAACAGAGTGTAGGTTATTACAACAGCAGCCACTGTAAGGGTCTTTATGAATTGCTGCACCTTCCATCCTCCACAGCCACAGCTCAGGGTTTCCCAGCAAAGGTACAGAGGGGCTTGTCTCTAGCCTCCTTCCTTTGCTACTTCCCAAAAAGGCCTAAGGAGAAATGGTGGGTTGGTGACTGCTGAGATAAGCTGCCTCAGAGTGGCTTGCGAGTTGAGTCTGGACCCTGGGaatgggaggctgagggagagaCTGGAGTCCCAGGTCCCCGGGAGAAGACTTTGTTTTTGCCGAAGCTGCTGCAGGCCAAGGGCTTCAGGTTTCGGGTTCCTAGACTGGGAGAGGCTGTAGATGCTAGCCCATGTCCCTGGCGGACAGTAGCCTTTCCCAAGAGCTCCTTAAACACAGAGTCCATGTTCTGCGCCACAACCtagcagaaaggaaaaatggaggGCTCAGTGAGTTTCCTCCATTGCCCAAACTGAGGCCTTGATTATCACACTGCCACCAGGCTCTCTCTCCAGGAGCCATAGAAGAGACTGCTTGAGCCTCCAGGCCACCTCTCCCACTTCATTCCAGCTTTCTTCCTCCAGTCACTTTCAGTAACTTGTGGGACAGTAACTTCTTGGTCTGGTTCTGAAGAAGGGGCCCCTCTGAGTCCTGGGTCCCCCTTCTTCTCACTACTACTTTTTCTCTGGCTGACATCAGAGCTTCCATCCATGGTCTCTGGGGCTGTCAACATGCTGGGACTCCCGGGTCAGTGGCTTCCCCTAGGTCTCCCAGCTGCCAGGCTTTAGTGTCTGTGTATTTACCAGCTTTCACTAGGCTCCATAGGCCTAGGAGTGGGGATAGTCTTCCTAAAACTTAGCATCTGTCTTCAGGGATTCACTGCTTAGTTCATAGGGGCTAAAAGGACTCTCCGTATAAAGGTGACTCCCCAAGTTGTACCACTCATCAGAACCTCAGTCAGCTGTCCCTTCTACTTCCCTATCATCTGTTCTTTTACTCTCCCTGGCTTGCTAAGGACCAAAACCTAGCTCTACATGCCAGCCTTGAAGTCTATCCTGGAGCCCCTAGCCCCCATCAGCCTAGACAGTCTGGCTTCTCTCTAGTTCACGAGTACCACAGTGGGGCTGATGATCTTCTGCCCTcttatctctgcctctgtgtctctaCCCCTGTCCCTCCCACCCTGTCTCTTCTCCCTTGTCCCCATGCCCCTCCCTAGATTGTGACTGGACTTGCTGGCACCAGGTGCCCCTGGACTGGGACTAAGGATAAGAACAATGAGCCTCACCTTGGGAAGGGCAGAGACCATGTAGAAGAGGCGCCCCCTGCTGGTTCCATAGCCAGTCCTGGCTCTTACCTTATCTATTTCCACAGGTCGCTCAGGGGAGGTGGGGACCAAAAAGTGTCCTCTGTGCCCAGAGGCACCCACAGCCTCACGTGGGATGCCTAATTCCAGCCTACAAGGCACAGATAGGAAGTTTGACTATGGCCCTGGAAAATCCTTAACATAAGCTGGCAGTGCCCATCTTATTCCTCTAGAATCCCTCCCAGTCACAAATAGGGCTGACTCTGTTCTGGACACAGTGTCCTTTATGCAACAATGCCCCCAATCCCATGTGGTCAAAACCTGACCCCATGCCCTCAAGCTTAACAGTGCAGGTAGCCTCTGATCCACGATGCCTGCTGCTTCTAACAGCACACATGGCTGAGGGGTCTTTCCAAAAGCCTGTCTTCTCCTGGCTCA is a window of Arvicola amphibius chromosome X, mArvAmp1.2, whole genome shotgun sequence DNA encoding:
- the Avpr2 gene encoding vasopressin V2 receptor isoform X2, with protein sequence MLLVSTISAVPGPFSSLSYPSNSSQEELLDDRNPLLVQAELALLSTIFVAVALSNGLVLGALIRRGRRGRWAPMHVFISHLCLADLAVALFQVLPQLAWDATDRFHGPDALCRAVKYLQMVGMYASSYMILAMTLDRHRAICRPMLAYRHGGGARWNRPVLVAWAFSLLLSLPQLFIFAQRDVGNGSGVFDCWARFAEPWGLRAYVTWIALMVFVAPALGIAACQVLIFREIHASLVPGPSERAGRRRRGHRTGSPTEGAHVSAAMAKTVRMTLDLPLCCSCCWLALTAVPTPGSMLPSVAASPQSCGACFAVLKGTPHPAWGLKMSPVPRPALL
- the Avpr2 gene encoding vasopressin V2 receptor isoform X1, with product MLLVSTISAVPGPFSSLSYPSNSSQEELLDDRNPLLVQAELALLSTIFVAVALSNGLVLGALIRRGRRGRWAPMHVFISHLCLADLAVALFQVLPQLAWDATDRFHGPDALCRAVKYLQMVGMYASSYMILAMTLDRHRAICRPMLAYRHGGGARWNRPVLVAWAFSLLLSLPQLFIFAQRDVGNGSGVFDCWARFAEPWGLRAYVTWIALMVFVAPALGIAACQVLIFREIHASLVPGPSERAGRRRRGHRTGSPTEGAHVSAAMAKTVRMTLVIMIVYVLCWAPFFLVQLWAAWDPEAPLERPPFVLLMLLASLNSCTNPWIYASFSSSISSELRSLLCCAQRHTTPSLGPQDESCATASSSLTKDTPS